The genomic segment CGCGTTGTTCCTGCATCCAGGTCGCTGCTTCTTCAGAGAATTTACGGTTAAACAGCATCCGGTAAGCGCGATCTTTCTGCGCCGCGTCGGTGCGGTCACTCTTACGGGTATCAAGCAGCTCAATGAGATGCCAGCCGAAAGAGGAGTGCACTGGCGAGCTCATTTGGCCTTTGTTGAGGTTCATCAGCGCATCGCGGAACGCCGGATCGTAAACGTCCGCTGCCGCCCAGCCGAGATCCCCGCCCTGGTTAGCCGAACCCGGATCCTGAGAGAATTCGCGTGCGGCCTGAGCGAAAGTGGTTTTCCCGCTCTTAATATCCGCTGCTATCTCTTCAAGCTTCTGACGTGCCTGCTGATCGGTCATGATCGGCGACGGTTTAAGCAGAATGTGGCGGGCATGGACTTCGGTTACCGACACGGTCTGGGACTGGCCGCGCAGATCGTTAACTTTAATGATATGGAAGCCGACGCCTGAACGGATAGGGCCAATAACATCGCCTTTCTTCGCGGTGCTCAGCGCCTGCGCGAACACGGAAGGCAGCTCCTGAATACGGCCCCAGCCCATCTGGCCGCCTTTCAGCGCCTGCTGGTCAGCGGAATAGGTCATCGCCAGCTTGCCAAAATCGCTGCCGTTACGCGCCTGGTCGATAATCGAGCGCGCCTGGGTTTCTGCTTCGCTGACCTGATCGGCGGTCGGGTTTTCCGGCAGCGGGATCAGGATGTGGCTCAGGTTCAGCTCGGTGCTGGCGTCGTTTTGATTGCCCACCTGCTCAGCCAGCGTTTCGACTTCCTGCGGCAGAATAGTGACGCGACGGCGCACTTCGTTATTGCGGACTTCAGAGATGATCATCTCTTTACGGATCTGCGCGCGATAGGTGTTGTAGTTCAGGCCATCATAGGCCAGGCGGCTACGCATCTGATCGAGCGTCATGTTGTTTTGTTTGGCGATATTCGCGATGGCCTGATCCAACTGCTCATCACTGATTTTCACGCCCATTTTCTGGCCCATCTGAAGCATTATCTGATCCATAATCAGACGTTCCAGAATTTGATGACGCAGCGTGCTGTCATCCGGGAGCTGCTGGCCTGCCTGGTTTGCATTCAGCTTTACTGACTGCATGAGGCCATCAACGTCACTTTCCAGTACCACGCCGTTGTTCACGACGGCTGCAACTTTATCGACAACCTGCGGAGCAGCGAAGCTGGTATTCACCACCAGGGTGATACCGAGAAGCAGCGTTTTCCAGTTCTTCATACCTTTTCCATTTCGTTTAACCGCAAAGCGGAGGATGTTTCAAAACCTGAGCATTACATGGCGCGTTGATACGGCAGAATGTTCGAGCGCAGCATCTGCTGGGTGCCGAGACCGTAATTGGAGCTCAGGCCGCGCAGCTCGATGTTGAAGCCGATGACATCGTCGTATTTGCTCTTATTGAGTTCCCAACCGTTGATTTTCCGCTCATAACCGACGCGGATGGCATAACAGCAGGAGTTGTACTGCAGGCCGAGCATCTGATCGGCTGCCGCATTGGCGTTGGTATCGTAGTAATACGCGCCCACGACTGACCAGCGATCCATAATCGGCCAGCTTGCCGTCATGCCGACCTGGTTAATACCGTCTTTATACTGTTCTGCCGTCGCATAGGAGGGCAGCGTCGCCTGGATGTATTCCGGGCTGGCGTAACGATAGTTCAACTGCACCACGCGATCATCATCACGATGATATTCGAGTACGCCGTTGCCGGTCGCGATGCTATCAAGACGCGCGTCGTACTGCACGCCGCCGCGCAGGCCCCAGCGATCGCTGATACGCCAGTAGGTATCGCCTGCCCATACCATCGAGCCGGTATCCTGATTCTTCTCCCGGTTGATGTTGTCATCGCCGGTGCGCGACTGGGTGAAGTAGTAGATTTGACCTACAGAAACGTTAAAACGTTCCACAGAGGCGTCATCATAAATACGCGACGTGACGCCGGTCGTGACCTGGTTTGCGGAAGCGATACGGTCAAGGCCGCCGTAAGTACGGTCGCGGAACAGGCCGGAATAGTCAGACTGCAGCAGGGAGGAGTCGTAGTTATTGATGGCGCTCTGATCGCGATACGGCACGTAGAGATATTGCGCGCGCGGCTCCAGCGTCTGGGTAAAACCATTGCCGATAAGGCCCACGTCACGCTCGAAGACCATTTTGCCGTCGAGCTTGAACTGCGGCATCACGCGGTTAACTGAGTCTTCCAGTTTATTGGCTGCTTCGTTGTTACCGCCTCGATAGGCCTGATAGCGCTCAAGGTTATCCTGCTGGTAGTGCGTTGCCAGCAGTTTCGCTTCGGCATTCAGGCTGCCCCAGTCGTTGGACATCGGCAGGGTGATGGTCGGCTCAAGGTGCAGTCGCGTCGCTTCCGGCAGGTTTTCGTTAACGTTAGTAAAGCGGACCGCCTGGGTATACAGGCGCATGTCGAACGGACCAACATCGTTCTGATAGAAATTGACGTCAAGCTGGGGCTCGGCGCGGTAAGCGTTACCGCGTGTAGTGTCAAACACCTGAAACTGACGGGCAGACAGCGTGGCGTCAAAATCTTGCACCGCGTAACCTACGCTGAAGTATTGCGTGGCGTAGCCGTCGGTGCTTGACCCGTATTTAGAGTCAAAATCGTTAAAGTAGTTAGTGTCGCTGACTTTGGTGTAGTTAACGCTAAAGCGCCACACCTGGTCCATCACGCCGCCATGCTGCCAGTAGTAGAGCCAGCGATGCTTGGAATCCATCTCCGGATGCTCGTCCTGATAGACGTTATCAGACGGCAGATAATCGAACTCCATCAGGCCCGCGCCTGCATGGGTCAGATAACGGAATTCGTTCTGCCACTGAACATTGCCGCGCTTATGAATGTAATGCGGTGTAATGGTGGCATCGAAGTTCGGCGCGATGTTCCAGTAGTACGGTAAAGAGAACTCGAAATAGTTAGTGGTGCTGTATTTCGCATTCGGAATCAGGAAGCCTGAGCGGCGTTTGTCACCCACCGGCAATTGCAGATAAGGGCTGTAGAATACCGGCACCGGGCCGAGTTTAAAGCGAGCATTCCAGATCTCGGCAACCTGCTCTTCACGATCGTGAATCACCTCGCTACCCACGACGCTCCAGGTATCGGAACCCGGCAGACACGACGTGAAGGAGCCGTTTTCCAGGATGGTGTAGCGGTTGTCGCCGCGCTGTTTCATCAGATCCGCTTTACCGCGGCCCTGACGTCCCACCATCTGGTAGTCACCTTCCCAGACATTCGTATCTTTCGTATTTAAATTTGCCCACGCTTTAGGACCTTTCAGGATGACCTGATTGTCATCATAGTGCACATTACCCAGGGCATCGACCGTGCGCACAGGTGCTGGCTGGCCTTCCGCTTGTTTCTGATGAAGTTGCACTTCATCTGCCTGCAGGCGACCGTTACCTTGCTGAATATCCACATTACCGGTAAACACCGCGTCGTCCGGGTAGTTACCTTTAGCGTGATCGGCGTTAATGGTCACCGGCAACTGGTTAGGTTCGCCCTGCACCAGAGGACGGTTATAGGTGGGAATGCCAAGCTTACATTGAGAAGCAAGATCGGCAGCCATGCCTTGTTGGCTGTAAAGGGCTGTGCCAATCATGGTGGCCAGCAAGGTGGGAATACGTTTTTTCATACGAGTTATTCGTGGTTCCGTCATCAATGGCTTCGCGTCGGCAAACGGTCAGAGACTAACTTACTCATCACTACAGCGCCAGTGTTATCCTGTCTGCTTTTCTGCCTGCCGGTTAGGCACCGCTTTGAATGGCAGGTATGATAAAGGAATTTCTGGCTGACGGCATGACGATTTGGGGAGTATATGCAGTATTGGGGAAAACTGATTGGAGGACTCACCGGACTGCTGCTCGGCGGTGGAGTCTGGGGCGTCATCCTCGGCCTGGTCATCGGGCATATGATAGACAAAGCGCGCAGCCGCCGTACCGTCTGGTTCACCAGCCAGCAGGAACGTCAGTCGCTTTTCTTCGCCACCACGTTTGAAGTGATGGGACATCTGACCAAATCGAAAGGTCGTGTCACCGAAGCCGATATCCAGGTGGCGACGCAATTTATGGACCGCATGAACCTGCATGGGGCGTCAAGAGATGCGGCCCGCAACGCGTTTCGCGTCGGCAAGGAACATGGCTATCCGCTGCGTGATAAAATGCGTCAGCTGCGCAGCGTCTGTTTTGGCCGCTTCGATCTGATTCGGATGTTTCTGGAAATTCAGATCCAGACCGCCTTCGCCGATGGCTCGCTGCACCCGAAAGAGCGCGACGTGCTGTATGTGATTGGCGAAGAGCTGGGGATTTCCCGTATGCAGTTCGATCAGTTTCTGCGCATGATGCAGGGCGGCGCGCAGTTCGGCGGCGGCCAGCACTCTTACCAGCAGGGCGATCCGCAGCAGGCGCAGCGCGCGCCGACGCTTGAAGATGCCTGCAGCGTGCTGGGCGTAAAAACCACCGACGACGCCACTACCATCAAGCGGGCGTACCGTAAGCTGATGGGCGAGCATCACCCGGATAAACTGGTGGCGAAAGGGCTACCGCCGCAGATGATGCAAATGGCGCAGCAGAAGGCGCAGGAAATCCAGAAAGCCTACGACATGATCAAAACGGCGAAAGGCTTTCGTTGATTGCATCGCAAGCTGTCACCGTTGGGCCATACATAAAAAAGAGACGCACGGGCGTCTCTTTTCTTTTCATCTCACGTTAGCTTGCGCGCGAGTTTGCCTCGTAAGCGCCTTAGAAATCCGCAGGCGCGCGGAACGTCATCGGCGTGCCGTACGCCGGGTGCGTAATCGTCAGTTGCTCGGCATGCAGCAACAGGCGCGGCGCGCGGGCGAGCGCCTCGGGGGTTGCGTAAAACTTATCCCCGAGAATAGGGTGACCCAGCGCCATCATATGCACACGCAGCTGATGCGAACGACCGGTAATCGGTTTTAGCAGCACGCGGGCGGTATTATCCTCCGCATACGCCAGCACCGCATACTCGGTTTGCGCGGCCTTGCCCGTTTCGAAGCAAACCTTCTGCTTCGGCCGGTTCGGCCAGTCGCAAATCAACGGCAAATCCACAACACCTTCCGCCTTTTCCGGGTGGCCCCAGATACGCGCCACGTACTGCTTTTTCGGCTCACGCTCGCGGAACTGCCGCTTAAGCTCGCGCTCCGCGGCTTTGGTCAACGCGACCGCAATCACCCCGCTGGTGGCCATATCGAGGCGATGCACCGATTCCGCGCCAGGGAAATCGCGCTGAATACGGGTCATCACGCTGTCTTTATGCTCGTCGAGCCGTCCAGGCACGGAGAGCAGACCGCTTGGCTTATTGACCACCATGATGTGCTCATCCTGATAAAGAATGTGCAGCCAGGGATACTGTGGCGGGTTATAGGCGTCCAGCATGTTTTGCTCCGGTTACTGGTGAGTCACCACGATAAGACGCAGCGCATCCAGACGCCAGCTCGCCTGGTTGAGATTCTCCAGCACCTGCTGGCGATTGTGTTCGATTGCCGCCAGTTCGTCGTCGCGAATGTTCGGGTTTACCGCACGCAGCGCTTCGAGGCGGGAAAGCTCGGCAGACAGTTTATCGTCGGCTTCCTGGCGCGCTGCGTCGATAAGTGCGCGTGCGGCTTTTTCCACCTGGGCTTCGCCACCTTGCAAAATGGCGTGAACTTCCTGCTGCACCGCATTCACCAGCTTGCTGCCGGTATGGCGATTGACGGCACTTAATTGGCGGTTGAAGCTTTCAAACTCCACCTGACCTGCGAGGTTAGTGCCGTTTTTATCGAGCAGCATGCGCACCGGCGTTGGCGGCAGGAAGCGGTTTAACTGCAACTGCTTCGGCGCTTTGGCTTCCACCACGTAGATAAGCTCCAGCAGCAGCGTGCCCACCGGCAACGCTTTGTTTTTCAGGAGCGAAATCGTGCAACTACCGGTATCGCCGGAAAGGATAAGATCCAGACCGTTGCGAATAAGCGGATGCTCCCAGGTAATGAACTGCGCGTCTTCGCGCGACAGCGCCACGTCGCGGTTAAACGTAATGGTGCAGCCATCTTCCGGCAGGCCCGGGAAATCTGGCACCAGCATATGATCGGAAGGCGTCAGCACAATCATATGTTCGCCGCGATCGTCCTGGTTAATCCCCACGATATCGAACAGGTTCATGGCGAAATTCACCAGACCCGTGTCGTCATCCTGTTCCGCAATGGTGTCGGCCAACTGCTGCGCTTTTTCGCCGCCGTTGGAGTGGATCTCCAGCAGACGGTCACGGCCCTGCTCAAGCTGCGCTTTCAGCTCATCGTGTTGCTTGCGACATGCCTTGATGAGATCGTCAAAGCCCTCGTCGTTTTCCGGCGCGGCCAGATAACCAATCAACTGTTCGTAAACGCTGTCGTAAATCGCACGCCCGGTGGGACAGGTGTGCTCGAACGCATCGAGACCTTCGTGGTACCAGCGCACCAGCACTGACTGCGCGGTTTTTTCGAGGTACGGCACATGGATCTGAATGTCGTGCGCCTGGCCAATACGATCAAGACGGCCGATACGCTGCTCCAGCAGATCCGGGTTGAAGGGTAGGTCAAACATCACCAGCTGACTTGCGAACTGGAAGTTACGGCCCTCAGAGCCGATTTCCGAGCAGAGCAGCACCTGTGCGCCGGTATCTTCTTCTGCAAACCAGGCCGCCGCGCGGTCACGTTCGATAATCGACATCCCTTCATGGAACACGGCGGCACGGATGCCTTCGCGCTCGCGCAGCACCTGCTCCAGTTGAAGCGCGGTGGCGGCCTTCGCGCAGATAACCAGCACTTTTTGCGAGCGATGGCTTGTGAGATAGCCCATCAGCCACTCCACGCGCGGGTCGAAGTTCCACCAGGTGCCGCTGTCGCCTTCGAACTCCTGATAAATCTGTTCCGGGTAGAGCATATCGCGGGCGCGTTCTTCAGCGGTTTTACGCGCGCCCATGATGCCGGAAACCTTAATGGCGGTCTGGTACTGGGTCGGCAACGGCAGCTTAATGGTGTGTAATTCGCGCTGCGGGAAGCCTTTCACGCCGTTACGGGTGTTGCGGAACAGGACGCGGCTGGTGCCGTGGCGGTCCATCAGCATTGAGACCAGTTCCTGACGCGCGGCCTCGGCGCCGTCACGGTCGCTGTTCGCGGTTTGCAGCAGCGGCTCGATATCCTGCTCGCCAATCAGCTCGCTTAATGTGTTGAGCTGTTCATCGCTAAGATGCGTCCCGGCCAGCAGCAACGCGACGGCGTCCGCCACCGGGCGGTAGTTCTGCTGTTCTTCGACAAATTGTTCGAAATCGTGGAAGCGGTTCGGGTCCAGCAGACGCAGGCGCGCGAAGTGGCTTTCCATCCCGAGCTGCTCTGGCGTTGCGGTCAGCAGCAGCACGCCTGCCACGCGTTCGGCCAGTTGTTCAATGGCCTGATATTCGCGGCTTGGCGCATCTTCACTCCACACCAGGTGGTGCGCTTCGTCCACTACCAGCAGATCCCATTCGGCATCACAGAGATGCTCAAGGCGCTGTTTGTTGCGGCGCACGAAATCGAGCGAGCAGATAACCAGCTGTTCGGTATCGAACGGGTTGTCAGATTCATGCTGCGCTTCGGTATAGCGCTCGTCATCAAACAGCGAGAAGCGCAGGTTGAAGCGGCGCAGCATCTCTACCAGCCACTGGTGTTGCAGCGTTTCCGGCACGACAATCAGCACACGCTCGGCAGCTCCGGAAAGCAGTTGCTGATGAATGATCATCCCGGCTTCGATGGTTTTGCCAAGACCCACTTCATCCGCCAGCAGCACGCGCGGCGCATGACGGCGGCCCACATCGTTGGCGATATTGAGCTGGTGCGGGATCAGATTGGTACGCTGGCCGCGCAGGCCGCTCCACGGCATCCGGTACTGTTCGCTCTGGTATTTGCGGGCGCGAAAGCGCAGGGAGAAGCGGTCCATGCGGTCTATCTGGCCTGCGAACAGGCGGTCCTGCGGTTTGCTGAACACCAGCTTGCTGTCGAGGAACACTTCGCGCAGCGTGACATTTTCCTCAAGCGTATCCAGACGCGTGCCGATATAGATAAGTAAGCCGTTTTCTTCCTTTACTTCATCCACTTTCAACTGCCAGCCTTCATGGCTGGTCACGGTATCGCCCGGGTTGAACATTACGCGGGTGACCGGGGAGTCATTTCGGGCATACAGACGATTTTCACCGGTAGCCGGGAAAAGCAGTGTCACCATGCGGGCGTCAATCGCCACAACGGTGCCCAGTCCCAGTTCGCTCTCCGTATCGCTGATCCAGCGTTGACCAAGTGTAAAAGGCATATATATCGGCTCTATTCTCTTATCAAATTTGCAGGCAATAGTATGACTCCCGCCTGCATGCAGGCGGGGGGTCGTGATCAGGGTGATGTGAAAAGGGCGCTATGGTACTGGATGCCAGGACGTTCGTCACCTGTCAAAAGAGCCCCAACTGCCCTGTCATGAGTGTAGCAAAGTCATCTTCCATGAAAGGCAAAATCCCCTCTGCCACTGGCTGTAACTGTTTCGTT from the Cronobacter condimenti 1330 genome contains:
- the djlA gene encoding co-chaperone DjlA, with the translated sequence MQYWGKLIGGLTGLLLGGGVWGVILGLVIGHMIDKARSRRTVWFTSQQERQSLFFATTFEVMGHLTKSKGRVTEADIQVATQFMDRMNLHGASRDAARNAFRVGKEHGYPLRDKMRQLRSVCFGRFDLIRMFLEIQIQTAFADGSLHPKERDVLYVIGEELGISRMQFDQFLRMMQGGAQFGGGQHSYQQGDPQQAQRAPTLEDACSVLGVKTTDDATTIKRAYRKLMGEHHPDKLVAKGLPPQMMQMAQQKAQEIQKAYDMIKTAKGFR
- the rluA gene encoding bifunctional tRNA pseudouridine(32) synthase/23S rRNA pseudouridine(746) synthase RluA, which translates into the protein MLDAYNPPQYPWLHILYQDEHIMVVNKPSGLLSVPGRLDEHKDSVMTRIQRDFPGAESVHRLDMATSGVIAVALTKAAERELKRQFREREPKKQYVARIWGHPEKAEGVVDLPLICDWPNRPKQKVCFETGKAAQTEYAVLAYAEDNTARVLLKPITGRSHQLRVHMMALGHPILGDKFYATPEALARAPRLLLHAEQLTITHPAYGTPMTFRAPADF
- the surA gene encoding peptidylprolyl isomerase SurA; this encodes MKNWKTLLLGITLVVNTSFAAPQVVDKVAAVVNNGVVLESDVDGLMQSVKLNANQAGQQLPDDSTLRHQILERLIMDQIMLQMGQKMGVKISDEQLDQAIANIAKQNNMTLDQMRSRLAYDGLNYNTYRAQIRKEMIISEVRNNEVRRRVTILPQEVETLAEQVGNQNDASTELNLSHILIPLPENPTADQVSEAETQARSIIDQARNGSDFGKLAMTYSADQQALKGGQMGWGRIQELPSVFAQALSTAKKGDVIGPIRSGVGFHIIKVNDLRGQSQTVSVTEVHARHILLKPSPIMTDQQARQKLEEIAADIKSGKTTFAQAAREFSQDPGSANQGGDLGWAAADVYDPAFRDALMNLNKGQMSSPVHSSFGWHLIELLDTRKSDRTDAAQKDRAYRMLFNRKFSEEAATWMQEQRASAYVKILSN
- the lptD gene encoding LPS assembly protein LptD; translation: MKKRIPTLLATMIGTALYSQQGMAADLASQCKLGIPTYNRPLVQGEPNQLPVTINADHAKGNYPDDAVFTGNVDIQQGNGRLQADEVQLHQKQAEGQPAPVRTVDALGNVHYDDNQVILKGPKAWANLNTKDTNVWEGDYQMVGRQGRGKADLMKQRGDNRYTILENGSFTSCLPGSDTWSVVGSEVIHDREEQVAEIWNARFKLGPVPVFYSPYLQLPVGDKRRSGFLIPNAKYSTTNYFEFSLPYYWNIAPNFDATITPHYIHKRGNVQWQNEFRYLTHAGAGLMEFDYLPSDNVYQDEHPEMDSKHRWLYYWQHGGVMDQVWRFSVNYTKVSDTNYFNDFDSKYGSSTDGYATQYFSVGYAVQDFDATLSARQFQVFDTTRGNAYRAEPQLDVNFYQNDVGPFDMRLYTQAVRFTNVNENLPEATRLHLEPTITLPMSNDWGSLNAEAKLLATHYQQDNLERYQAYRGGNNEAANKLEDSVNRVMPQFKLDGKMVFERDVGLIGNGFTQTLEPRAQYLYVPYRDQSAINNYDSSLLQSDYSGLFRDRTYGGLDRIASANQVTTGVTSRIYDDASVERFNVSVGQIYYFTQSRTGDDNINREKNQDTGSMVWAGDTYWRISDRWGLRGGVQYDARLDSIATGNGVLEYHRDDDRVVQLNYRYASPEYIQATLPSYATAEQYKDGINQVGMTASWPIMDRWSVVGAYYYDTNANAAADQMLGLQYNSCCYAIRVGYERKINGWELNKSKYDDVIGFNIELRGLSSNYGLGTQQMLRSNILPYQRAM
- the rapA gene encoding RNA polymerase-associated protein RapA; this encodes MPFTLGQRWISDTESELGLGTVVAIDARMVTLLFPATGENRLYARNDSPVTRVMFNPGDTVTSHEGWQLKVDEVKEENGLLIYIGTRLDTLEENVTLREVFLDSKLVFSKPQDRLFAGQIDRMDRFSLRFRARKYQSEQYRMPWSGLRGQRTNLIPHQLNIANDVGRRHAPRVLLADEVGLGKTIEAGMIIHQQLLSGAAERVLIVVPETLQHQWLVEMLRRFNLRFSLFDDERYTEAQHESDNPFDTEQLVICSLDFVRRNKQRLEHLCDAEWDLLVVDEAHHLVWSEDAPSREYQAIEQLAERVAGVLLLTATPEQLGMESHFARLRLLDPNRFHDFEQFVEEQQNYRPVADAVALLLAGTHLSDEQLNTLSELIGEQDIEPLLQTANSDRDGAEAARQELVSMLMDRHGTSRVLFRNTRNGVKGFPQRELHTIKLPLPTQYQTAIKVSGIMGARKTAEERARDMLYPEQIYQEFEGDSGTWWNFDPRVEWLMGYLTSHRSQKVLVICAKAATALQLEQVLREREGIRAAVFHEGMSIIERDRAAAWFAEEDTGAQVLLCSEIGSEGRNFQFASQLVMFDLPFNPDLLEQRIGRLDRIGQAHDIQIHVPYLEKTAQSVLVRWYHEGLDAFEHTCPTGRAIYDSVYEQLIGYLAAPENDEGFDDLIKACRKQHDELKAQLEQGRDRLLEIHSNGGEKAQQLADTIAEQDDDTGLVNFAMNLFDIVGINQDDRGEHMIVLTPSDHMLVPDFPGLPEDGCTITFNRDVALSREDAQFITWEHPLIRNGLDLILSGDTGSCTISLLKNKALPVGTLLLELIYVVEAKAPKQLQLNRFLPPTPVRMLLDKNGTNLAGQVEFESFNRQLSAVNRHTGSKLVNAVQQEVHAILQGGEAQVEKAARALIDAARQEADDKLSAELSRLEALRAVNPNIRDDELAAIEHNRQQVLENLNQASWRLDALRLIVVTHQ